The following proteins are co-located in the Conyzicola lurida genome:
- a CDS encoding AAA family ATPase: MTGPQLSPEQAAVFAAIETTRENIFVTGRAGTGKSTLLNHLSWNTSKQVVICAPTGVAALNVGGQTIHSLFRLPIGVIADHEIEHTAEVRKLLNTIDTLVIDEVSMVNADLLDALDRSLRQARQRKREPFGGVQVVLFGDPYQLAPVPGDADERAYFADQYRSMWFFDAKVWDEADLKIYELTTIHRQHEGEFKYMLNAVRHGRVTAEIAERLNTTGARDAPTDGIITLATTNAAVNRINATELARLPGKVLTAKAEIAGEFGGRAFPADEALELKIGAQVMFLRNDADQRWVNGSVGTVTKIDQFVHVEIDGEVHQVQPAVWEKYKYSYSSLTKALKKDIVAEFTQFPLRLAWAVTIHKSQGKTYDRAIVDLGQRSFAPGQTYVALSRISALDGLYLSRDLRPSDIIVDEHVQRFMSRATAVPGIEA; this comes from the coding sequence GTGACAGGCCCCCAGCTATCCCCAGAGCAGGCGGCGGTCTTCGCGGCGATCGAGACGACCCGCGAGAACATCTTCGTCACCGGCCGCGCCGGCACCGGAAAGTCGACGCTGCTCAACCACCTGTCGTGGAACACGTCGAAGCAGGTGGTGATCTGCGCTCCCACCGGCGTCGCCGCGCTCAACGTGGGCGGGCAGACGATCCACTCCCTGTTCCGGCTGCCGATCGGTGTCATCGCCGACCACGAGATCGAGCACACCGCCGAGGTGCGCAAGCTGCTCAACACCATCGACACGCTCGTGATCGACGAGGTGTCGATGGTCAACGCCGACCTTCTCGACGCCCTCGACCGCAGCCTGCGTCAGGCTCGACAGCGCAAGCGCGAGCCGTTCGGCGGCGTTCAGGTCGTGCTCTTCGGCGACCCGTACCAGTTGGCACCCGTGCCGGGCGACGCCGACGAGCGCGCCTACTTCGCCGACCAGTACCGGTCGATGTGGTTCTTCGACGCGAAGGTCTGGGACGAGGCCGACCTCAAGATCTACGAGCTCACCACGATCCACCGGCAGCACGAGGGCGAGTTCAAGTACATGCTCAATGCCGTGCGGCACGGCCGGGTGACCGCGGAGATCGCCGAGCGCCTCAACACCACCGGTGCGCGCGACGCTCCAACCGACGGCATCATCACGCTCGCCACGACGAACGCCGCGGTGAACCGCATCAACGCGACCGAGCTCGCGCGCCTGCCCGGCAAGGTGCTCACCGCGAAGGCCGAGATCGCCGGCGAGTTCGGCGGCCGGGCGTTCCCCGCCGACGAGGCGCTCGAGCTGAAGATCGGCGCGCAGGTGATGTTCCTGCGCAACGACGCCGACCAGCGCTGGGTCAACGGCTCGGTCGGCACCGTCACCAAGATCGACCAGTTCGTGCACGTCGAGATCGACGGTGAGGTGCACCAGGTGCAGCCCGCCGTCTGGGAGAAGTACAAGTACTCCTACTCGTCCCTCACCAAGGCGCTCAAGAAGGACATCGTCGCCGAGTTCACCCAGTTCCCGCTGCGGCTGGCCTGGGCCGTGACGATCCACAAGTCGCAGGGCAAGACCTACGACCGCGCGATCGTCGACCTCGGGCAGCGCTCGTTCGCCCCCGGGCAGACCTACGTGGCGCTGAGCCGCATCAGCGCGCTCGACGGGCTGTACCTGAGCCGCGACCTGCGGCCGAGCGACATCATCGTCGACGAGCACGTGCAGCGATTTATGTCGCGAGCGACGGCGGTGCCGGGTATCGAGGCGTAG